The region CACGACGAACACGTCGGCGATCGGCGAATTGGTGATCCACATCTTCGAGCCCGACAGCAAATAGCCGCCGTCAACCTTTTTCGCCCGCGTGATCATGCTGCCCGGATCGGAGCCGTGGTTCGGCTCGGTCAGGCCGAAGCAGCCGATCCATTCGCCGGTAACGAGCTTCGGCAGGTACTTCTGCTTTTGCGCTTCCGAGCCGAATTCGTAGATAGGCACCATCACGAGCGACGACTGCACCGACATCATCGACCGGTAGCCGGAATCGACGCGCTCCACTTCCCGCGCGATCAGACCGTATGCCACGTAGTTCAGACCGGGGCCGCCGTACTGCTCGGGAATCGTCGGGCCGAGCAGGCCCAGTTCGCCCATTTCGCGGAAGATCTCGATGTCGGTCTTCTCGTGACGGAACGCTTCGAGCACGCGCGGCTGCAGCTTGTCCTGCGAGTAAGCGGCGGCGGCGTCGCGCACCATGCGTTCGTCTTCGGTGAGCTGCTGATCCAGCAGCAGCGGGTCTTCCCAGTGAAACTGCGCGGCCTCTGCCATGACGTATCTCCTGATTCCTTAGCTTGGCTAAAACGGATTTGAGCTTGACTTAAGTTCCGCTATGCGGAACAATGTTTTGCAAACCACGTCCGAGTGTACCACCCCATGACGCCTACATCTACTCTCTCCGACCCGCTCGACGAGCGCAAATTCGTCGTCGCCCTCGCACGTGGGCTGGACTTGCTGCGCGCGTTCAAGCCGGGCGAAACGATGCTCGGCAATCGCGATTTCGTCGAACGCACGGGTTTGCCGAAGGCGACCGTCAACCGTTTGGCCTACACGCTGACCGTGCTCGGCTATCTGCGGCTCGACGAAACTCTGGGTAAATATGCGCTCGACGCCGGCGTGCTGTCGCTAGGTTTCGCGCTGCTCTCGGGCACCGACACGCTCGAACTCGCGCGTCCACATATGCGCGCCTTCGCTCGCGAGGTGGGCGCGGCGGTGTCGCTCGGGTGCCGCGACGGCCTCGACATGATCTATCTGGAGACGATCCGCAGCGAAACCGCGCTGACGCTCGGACTCGCCTCCGGTTCAAAACTGTCGATGCTGACGAGTTCGATGGGGCGCGCGTATCTGGCGGTGCAGCCATTGGACGTGCGCGCCGCGTTGCTGGTCGAGCTTAAGAAGGCCGCCGGCAAAGAGGGCGCTGCCTTGCTGGCGGATGCCGAAAAGGAAATCGAAGCCTTCGCGCAGGAACGCTGCTGCTATTCGTTCCGCGCGTGGCACGACGACGTGAACGCGGTCGCGGTGCCGTTTCGCGAGCCGCGCGAGGGCCGCTGGCTGGTGCTGAGTTGCAGCGGGCCGGCGTCGTCGATGGGGGAGGAGGTGTTTCGGGAAAACGTGGCGCCGCGCCTGAAGGCGCTAGCGCGCCGTTTGGGGGATACCGGCTGAAGCGTTGGCAGCTAACCCCAGGCTAATTCAATCACGCCGCCCGATCATGATAATGCGCGGTGAACAAAGGCCCTTGCACGAAGCGCACATCGTACTGCTGCAGCGCGAGGAATTGCGGCTCATCCACCACCCGATTGAAGATCAGCGGAATCCGCAGCCGGCTCGCATAGCCGACTAGCGGCTTTACCATCGCATCGCGCAACGCGATCGCCGCATCCATCTTGATGAAGTCGAGCCGCGCCGTTTCCGACACCGACAGAATCTGCCCCGCGTTCGAAAGATTCCCCGCCACCTTGAAGCCGTAGCGCTGATAACTCTTGGTCAGATAGCCGAGGAATGTCTTATGCGCGACCGCAGCCGCCGGCAACTCGATGACCACGCGCGACGGGTTCAGTCCGAACGACAACAGCACGCTCGAGAAATGCCGTCCGTGATCGTACTTGACGCTCTTGAGCAGGCGTTCGTGCACCCGCAGAAACAGCAGCCCGTGACGCTGCGCGCCGAAGAAATTGATTGCGTGCAGTGCGCGTGACATGCGGTCTAGCGCGACCAGTTCCTGATCGTCGGCGATACGGTCGAAGGGATCGAAGACATCAAAGGGCTCGCCGTCGAGACGCCGCGTGACCGCCTGAAACCCGAGTTCATCGCCGAAACGATCCACGCCTTCGGCGCCCGACGACAACGACTGCGCCAACGCATGCACGCTGATGTCGAAGATCGGCTCATAGGCACTGGCGAGTTCGAAGCCGTCGCACTGCGCCAGCGCGACCTCGCTATGCACACCTGTTCCCATTACCAGGTGTTCGCCAAGAAACGGGTGATCGGCGGCGCGGGCAATCAGGCTGGGGATGGTCGGCGGAATCATGTAGGCGAATGGATGGCGATAGGTGCGAACTCGGCGCTCGGCAACGCGACTCGGTCGCCGCATGCACTGATGGTAGCAGTCCGCGTCGCGCGCACTTGAACAAAATGCTCATAACGTTATCGGCCGAACGCTTGTCACAGCGGGCTGCCGGGGTTTTCGCCGCTAGCTTCCAGGGTATACGTTAATTTCACTATTCGTAATTCATTTTACTATACGTAAATTGCAGCGCGACTGTGGTGCCGATTCTGTGCGCCGCCTTGCTGGCGATCGCGCTGGCCGCGGCGACACGGCGACACGGCGGCCCATCCGGGCCGCGGGCGGCCTGAGGCAGACAGCGCACGCCGCCAGATCAAGTATTAACGGAGAACCTTGCATGGATACCCAAACCCGCACACCGAATACCGCTGGCTCGCGGCTCGAAATCGAGCCGGGTTATCAGTCGGGCTTCGCGAACGAATTCGCCACGGAGGCCTTGCCGGGCGCGCTGCCCGAAGGCCGCAATTCGCCGCAACGCGCGGCCTATGGCTTGTACGCCGAGCAATTGTCGGGCACCGCATTCACTGCGCCGCGTGGACACAACCGCCGTTCGTGGCTGTACCGGATTCGCCCGGCGGCGGTCCACAAGCCGTTCACGCAGCTACCGTCGGACCGGCTCGTCGCCAACTTCGCCGAGGTGCCACCTACGCCGCCCAACCAGTTGCGCTGGGACGCATTGCCGATGCCCACTGAGCCGACTGATTTCGTCGATGGCTGGGTGACGATGGCCGGCAACGGATCAGCCGAAGCGATGAACGGCTGCGCGATCCACCTGTACGCAGCGAATCGCTCGATGAAGGATCGCTTCTTCTACAGCGCCGACGGCGAATTGCTGATCGTGCCGCAGGAAGGCCGCCTGCATATCGCCACCGAAATGGGCCAACTCGACGTCGAACCGTTCGAGATCGCGGTGATCCCGCGCGGCGTGCGCTTCGCGGTGAGCCTGCCGGACGGCGCCGCGCGCGGCTATATCTGCGAGAACTTCGGCGCGCTGCTGCGTCTGCCGGATCTCGGCCCGATCGGCTCGAACGGGCTCGCCAATCCGCGCGATTTCCTCACGCCGCATGCTGCTTACGAAGACCGCGAAGGCGACTTCGAACTCGTCGCCAAGATGAACGGCAACCTGTGGCGCGCGGATATCCGCCATTCACCGCTCGACGTGGTGGCGTGGCACGGCAACTACGCGCCGTACAAATACGATCTGCGCCGCTTCAATGCGATCGGCTCGATCAGCTTCGACCATCCGGACCCGTCGATCTTTCTGGTGCTGCAATCGCAGAGCGACACGCCGGGTGTCGATACGATCGATTTCGTGATTTTCCCGCCGCGCTGGCTCGCGGCGGAAGATACGTTCCGTCCGCCCTGGTTCCATCGCAACGTCGCGAGCGAATTCATGGGCCTCGTGCACGGCGTGTACGACGCGAAGGCCGAGGGCTTCGTGCCGGGCGGCGCGAGTCTGCACAACTGCATGTCCGGTCATGGGCCGGACGCGGACACCTTCGAGAAAGCATCGCATAGCGATACGTCCACGCCGAAGAAAGTCGGCGACACGATGGCCTTCATGTTCGAAACGCGCACGCTGATCAAACCGACCCGCTTCGCACTCGAAACGGCGCAACTGCAGGCGGATTACTACGAGTGCTGGCAAGGTCTCAAGAAACACTTCAACCCGGAGCAACGATGAGCGCATTGAGCGATCTTCAGGCGACGCTCGATCCGTCGCGCAAGAGCTGGGTCGAGTCGGCTAACGACTCGACCAACGATTTTTCGATCCAGAACCTGCCATTCGGCATCTTCAGCGACAAGACCAACGCGGCGCGCCGCGTGGGCGTGGCGATTGGCGACGAGATCGTCGATCTGTCTGTCCTCAAGTCCGCCGGCCTGCTCAAGCTCCCGATCACCTCGGCCGATCAATTGATCGCGACGAAGGACCAGGCGTTCGAGCAGGACACCCTCAATGATTTCATCTCGCTTGGCCGCGATGCATGGCGCAGCGTGCGCATCCAGTTGAGCAATCTGCTGGCGCGCGACACCGCGACCTTGCGCGACGACGCCGCCTTGCGTTCGAAAGCACTCGTGCGTCAGGCCGGCGCGCAACTGCATCTGCCCGTGCAGATTCCAGGCTACACCGATTTCTACTCGTCGAAGGAGCATGCGACGAATGTCGGCTCGATGTTTCGCGATCCGAAGAATGCGCTGTTGCCGAACTGGTCGGAGATGCCGATCGGCTACAACGGGCGCGCATCGTCGGTGGTGGTGAGCGGGACGCCGGTGCGGCGGCCCAACGGCCAGTTGAAACTGCCGGATCAGGAACGTCCGGTGTTCGGCGCATGCCGCAAGCTCGATATCGAACTGGAGACGGGTTTCGTGATCGGCGGCGGCAATGCACTGGGCGAGCCGATTGCCTGTGCCGATGCCGAAGCGCACATCTTCGGCATGGTGCTGCTCAACGACTGGAGCGCGCGCGATATTCAGCAATGGGAATACGTGCCGCTCGGCCCGTTCAATGCGAAGACATTCTCGACGACGATCTCGCCGTGGATCGTGACGCTCGACGCGCTTGAACCGTTCCGCGTCGAGCAGCCGACGCAGGAGCCGCAACCGCTGGCCTACTTGCGCCACGACGGTAAGCACGCGTTCGACATCTCGCTGGAAGTGACGCTGCGGCCGAAGACGGCAAAGCAGGCAACCACGATCTCGCGGACCAACTTCAAGTACATGTACTGGACGATGGCGCAACAGCTCGCGCATCACACGGTATCGGGCTGCAATACGCGGGTTGGCGATCTGATGGGTTCGGGCACGATCAGCGGCCCGACGGCCGACTCATGCGGCAGCCTGCTCGAGTCCACATGGAACGGCAAGAATCCATTGGAGCTGAAGGAAGGCGGCACGCGAGGGTTTATCGAAGACGGCGACGAACTAACGCTTGCCGGATGGTGCCAGGGTGATGGGTACCGCGTGGGGTTCGGCACGTGTGTTGGGGAGATTCTGCCGGCGCAGAAGTAACGCGGAAGAAGGACGCGCAATAAAAACGGGGAAGCCATTGCGGCTTCCCCGTTTGCGTACCAGCATCGGGGCATGCAACAGCGCAATCACACGACAGCGGCGCAGCCCCGCAGCCCGACCGTCAGCCGATCGCCCCCGCCGGCGCACGCCGCTTCTCCCACCGCGCGGCAGCAAGAAACGCGAGGGCACCGGCCAGCAGAACGCCGACCATCGCATCGTTGCCGACACCCTTCATCAGCGCGCCGGCCACCAGCGGCCCACCGAAACTGGCCGCGCTCCAGGACGCCCCCACCAGCGAACTCGCCGACACCAGCGCGGCACCGCGAAACCGCTCGCCGCAGGCGACCAGCGACAGCGTATAGATCGCCCCAGCGGTCGCGCCGAGCACATAGAGCAACGGCCAGCACAGCCACGGCGAATTGATCGCCCAGGGCAGCAACGGCAGCAGCACCACCACGATCACACCGCAGCCGACATGTACGCGTTCGCGGCCGAGCCGGTCGGCGAGCCAGCCGATCGGAAACTGCAGCGTCGTGTCGCCGAGCAGCAGGGCCGACGCGAACAGCACGGCCACCTCGCTCGTTATGCCGTGCGACATCGCGAAGAGCGGCAGTAGCGATAGCGCGATCGTGTCGAACAACGCGAAAAAGCCCGTGCCGATCACGAGTGCCGGCATCTGCGGCAGCACATGACGCCAGCTGCCGTGCGCCGCGTGTTCATCCTCCGACGCCTGCGGCGTCTTGCGGATGCTGGCGAGCGCCGGCAAGGCCAGCAGGAAGAGCGCGCCGCAAATCAGGAAGCGCCAGTGCATGAAGTCAGCGATCTGGCTCACCAGCACCGGGCCCGCCATCTGGAATAGCGTGAAGTGGGTTGCGTAAATCGCGACGACCCGGCCGCGGGTGGCGTCGTCGGCGAGCTGGTTGACCCATGCTTCGCTGATCGTGAAGAGCAGCATCAGCGCCGCGCCGCACAGCACGCGCAACACCGCCCAGAGCCACAGGTTCGATGTGAGTTGCATCAGCGCGGTTGCCAGCGCCACCACCAGCACCGCGCCGACGATCACCTGGCGCCCGCCGAAGCGCGCCGCGATCCAGCCGGCCACCGGCACGACGACAAGGCCGCCGCCCGCTTGCGCGGCGGTCAGGAGGCCGACCACGTCGGTGCCATAGCCGGCTTGCGTCAGCGCGAGGGCGGTGAGGGGAAGCGTGGCGCCGCTGCCGAGTCCGACGACGGCAACACTCAGGATCAGCGCGAGGAAATCGCGAGTGAAGATGACTTTCATCGGCCGAGATGCTACTACGGCCGCGGGTCATTCGCACCTGTGTGCGGATTGGGTAAAACCAAGATGAGCGCGAACGAGTGTCGCCTTCGGAGATGCGGCCGTTGGCTTTGGGGCGGCAGCTGTTCGAGCCTACCCGGCTACCGCCATCCGTTGCGCGCGCCGGTCGATCGACACCGACCACAGCGTCAGCGCCAGCGCACCGATCGAGGTCGCCACGCCGACCCACGGCAGCGTGGTGAGCGGCGCGCCCGCGCCGATCGCCATGCCGCCGAGCCACGCGCCCGTTGCATTGCCGAGGTTGAACGCGCCTTGATTCAGGGTCGACGCCAGATTCGGCGCATGGCTCGCGCGGTCGACGATTAGCATTTGCAGCGGCGGCACAATCGCAAAGGCCAGAACGCCCCACACGAAGATCGTGATCATGGCCGGGATCTCAGCGTGCATGGTGCCGGCGAAAATGGTCAGGATGACAACGATCGCCAGCAGAAACGCGACCAGCGAGGGCATCAGCCGCCAGTCCGCGAGCTTGCCGCCGAGCGTGCTGCCCACCGTCAAGCCGAGGCCGAACAACAACAGCACGAACGTGACCGCGTGCGGCGTGAAACCGCTCACGTCTTCGAGAATCGGCGTGATGTAGGTGAAGGTGGAAAACAGGCTGGCCGACGCGAGCACGCTGATGCCGAGCACCATCAGCACTTGCGGGTTCTTCAACACGCTGAACTCGCGCACGAGGCTCGCCTTCTGCATCTCGATCTTCGCCGGCAGGCATACGGCGAGCGCGCCCGCGGCAAGAATGCCGATGCCGGTCACAGCCCAGAAGGTCGCGCGCCAGCCCACCGCCTGACCGAGCGCTGTGCCGAGCGGCACGCCGAGCACGTTGGCGAGCGTCAAGCCGGTGAACATCAGCGCGATGGCCTGCGCGCGGCGGTTCGGCGCGACCAGACCGGCCGCGACTACCGAACCGATGCCGAAGAACGCGCCATGGCAAAACGCCGTGACGATGCGCGCGGCCATCAGCACCGCGTAGCCGGGCGCGATCGCGCACAGCAGGTTGCCGACGATAAAGACGCCGATCAGGCTCATCAACGCCTTTTTGCGCGGCATGTTGGCCACGGCGATCGCGACGATCGGCGCGCCGATGGTGACGCCGAGCGCATAAGCCGACACCAGCATGCCGGCCGCCGGGATCGACACGGACAGATCGCGCGCGACATCGGGCAGCAGCCCCATGATCACGAATTCAGTGGTACCGATTCCAAAAGCGGCAATGGCAAGGGCGAGCAGGGGTAAAGGCATGATGACGGAGCGTGAATCGGCACGACGGGAAGCGTCGTGCGGCAGGCGCGCATTTTTCGGGGCGAGAACGCATGCGCCATGCGAGGGGAAAACAGTAGGGGATTCTACCTAAGTCAAAACCGCCTTGCTGAGCGTCAAGCTGGCTGTTGTTTCTTGTTGAAAGCTGCCTTGGAGCGCTGTGGAGTGCGCCGGGCAATGCGCTTTGAAGCGCACTGCCCAACGGAATGACGCTGTTTTATGAGGTGCTTTCGTCCGACTTGAAAGTGTTGCCGTGACGGCCGGCGCCTTCGGCGAAATGTGCAGCGCCTGCAACGCCCTCGTCGAATACCGCCGGATAGCCGCTGGCGCCTTCGCGCCGCAGCGCCAGGGCGAGATCATCGAGTGTGCTGTTTTCCAACGCGGAGCGGCGGTCCGCCAGCAGCGCCGCCTGCGGAAAGGCCGCCAGTTCAGCGGCCAACTGTTCCGCCGCCGCGCGTGCTTCACCCTTACGCACGACGCGGTTGGCGAGACCGAAGCCGAGCGCTTCCTGCGCTTGCACCGGGCGGCCGGTCAGAATCAGGTCGAGCGCCCGCGATAGCCCGATCAGACGCGGCAAGCGGATCGTGCCGCCGTCGATCAGCGGAATCCCGACGCGCCGGCAGAACACGCCGAGCACCGCATCTTCTTCGACGATGCGCAGATCGCACATCGCGGCCAGTTCGAGGCCGCCCGCGACCGCATATCCGGCAATCGCGGCGATCACCGGTTTGCTGAAGCTCATGCGCGTCGGTCCCATTGGGCCGGGACCGCTGCCGTCGGCGTGCAGCTCGTTGCGGCGGGTCTCCTCCGCGAGCGCGCTGAGATCCGCGCCGGCGCAGAAGGTGCCGCCCGCGCCGAACAGCACGGCCACGCGCCATGCCGGCTCCGCTTCGAAACGCTGGAAGGCGGCGGTGAGCGCTTGCGCGGTAGGACGGTCGACCGCATTGCGCCGAGCAGGCCGGTCGAGCACGATGGTGGCGATGCCGGTGTCCTCGTTGGCTTCGATGCGCACGTGTTGATTCGAATTTTGCGGGGTTATCATCGTTGTGTCCGTAAAGGTTTGCGTCCGGCTGCTCAAGGCGGATGCTCATGCAGTTCGACTAATACCGTTGGTTGTCATGCATCTTTCACAATCCGCTCGTAGCGTTAGCGCTCTTTTAACGCGCTGGCGTTTTTTAGCTAGCTCATCGAGCCTGTCTTTGCCCTTGCCCAATTCATCGCCCGCAGCCGCGCCGGCCTTAGCCGAGACTGTCTGGACCGTGCCTCTGCATGACCATCCATGGTACGACCATGTGCGCCTGAAACGCGTTTTCGTGACTGACAGCACGCGCCATCGGGTGGTCATGGTCGACGCGCGCAAACTGCTGGAATGCGCCGATCGCGACAACACCAACTATGTCTTGAAGCCGGTCACCGAATGGCATGCGGGCAAGGTGCGAGGCATTCGCGAGTTTCTCGATCCGGACAATTCGCGCATTCCGCAGATGCCGTATGTGACGATTTCGACGCGTCGCGCGCCCGGTCTGCTGGGCTGGTTCGGTATCGAGCGCGAAGGCGTGGTGGCGTTCCGCAATGGCCAGCATCGTGCGCGTTATCTGGTCGACGCGGGCGCGCGCTGGTTTCCGGTGGAAGTGCACGAGCGCGAGGCGGCCTTGCTGCGCGAGATGTGCGGCGCCCCGGACGACGCCCGCACGGCGATCCGCCCGACCACGGTGGATGGCGGCGGCAACGCCTAACTTCGCGCCGGCACGACATTGCGCGGCGTGCCGGCTTGCCAGCACGTCGTCCTGCAACGGCGG is a window of Paraburkholderia phytofirmans OLGA172 DNA encoding:
- a CDS encoding IclR family transcriptional regulator, producing MTPTSTLSDPLDERKFVVALARGLDLLRAFKPGETMLGNRDFVERTGLPKATVNRLAYTLTVLGYLRLDETLGKYALDAGVLSLGFALLSGTDTLELARPHMRAFAREVGAAVSLGCRDGLDMIYLETIRSETALTLGLASGSKLSMLTSSMGRAYLAVQPLDVRAALLVELKKAAGKEGAALLADAEKEIEAFAQERCCYSFRAWHDDVNAVAVPFREPREGRWLVLSCSGPASSMGEEVFRENVAPRLKALARRLGDTG
- a CDS encoding EAL domain-containing protein translates to MIPPTIPSLIARAADHPFLGEHLVMGTGVHSEVALAQCDGFELASAYEPIFDISVHALAQSLSSGAEGVDRFGDELGFQAVTRRLDGEPFDVFDPFDRIADDQELVALDRMSRALHAINFFGAQRHGLLFLRVHERLLKSVKYDHGRHFSSVLLSFGLNPSRVVIELPAAAVAHKTFLGYLTKSYQRYGFKVAGNLSNAGQILSVSETARLDFIKMDAAIALRDAMVKPLVGYASRLRIPLIFNRVVDEPQFLALQQYDVRFVQGPLFTAHYHDRAA
- the hmgA gene encoding homogentisate 1,2-dioxygenase, which codes for MDTQTRTPNTAGSRLEIEPGYQSGFANEFATEALPGALPEGRNSPQRAAYGLYAEQLSGTAFTAPRGHNRRSWLYRIRPAAVHKPFTQLPSDRLVANFAEVPPTPPNQLRWDALPMPTEPTDFVDGWVTMAGNGSAEAMNGCAIHLYAANRSMKDRFFYSADGELLIVPQEGRLHIATEMGQLDVEPFEIAVIPRGVRFAVSLPDGAARGYICENFGALLRLPDLGPIGSNGLANPRDFLTPHAAYEDREGDFELVAKMNGNLWRADIRHSPLDVVAWHGNYAPYKYDLRRFNAIGSISFDHPDPSIFLVLQSQSDTPGVDTIDFVIFPPRWLAAEDTFRPPWFHRNVASEFMGLVHGVYDAKAEGFVPGGASLHNCMSGHGPDADTFEKASHSDTSTPKKVGDTMAFMFETRTLIKPTRFALETAQLQADYYECWQGLKKHFNPEQR
- the fahA gene encoding fumarylacetoacetase yields the protein MSALSDLQATLDPSRKSWVESANDSTNDFSIQNLPFGIFSDKTNAARRVGVAIGDEIVDLSVLKSAGLLKLPITSADQLIATKDQAFEQDTLNDFISLGRDAWRSVRIQLSNLLARDTATLRDDAALRSKALVRQAGAQLHLPVQIPGYTDFYSSKEHATNVGSMFRDPKNALLPNWSEMPIGYNGRASSVVVSGTPVRRPNGQLKLPDQERPVFGACRKLDIELETGFVIGGGNALGEPIACADAEAHIFGMVLLNDWSARDIQQWEYVPLGPFNAKTFSTTISPWIVTLDALEPFRVEQPTQEPQPLAYLRHDGKHAFDISLEVTLRPKTAKQATTISRTNFKYMYWTMAQQLAHHTVSGCNTRVGDLMGSGTISGPTADSCGSLLESTWNGKNPLELKEGGTRGFIEDGDELTLAGWCQGDGYRVGFGTCVGEILPAQK
- a CDS encoding MFS transporter produces the protein MKVIFTRDFLALILSVAVVGLGSGATLPLTALALTQAGYGTDVVGLLTAAQAGGGLVVVPVAGWIAARFGGRQVIVGAVLVVALATALMQLTSNLWLWAVLRVLCGAALMLLFTISEAWVNQLADDATRGRVVAIYATHFTLFQMAGPVLVSQIADFMHWRFLICGALFLLALPALASIRKTPQASEDEHAAHGSWRHVLPQMPALVIGTGFFALFDTIALSLLPLFAMSHGITSEVAVLFASALLLGDTTLQFPIGWLADRLGRERVHVGCGVIVVVLLPLLPWAINSPWLCWPLLYVLGATAGAIYTLSLVACGERFRGAALVSASSLVGASWSAASFGGPLVAGALMKGVGNDAMVGVLLAGALAFLAAARWEKRRAPAGAIG
- a CDS encoding MFS transporter — its product is MPLPLLALAIAAFGIGTTEFVIMGLLPDVARDLSVSIPAAGMLVSAYALGVTIGAPIVAIAVANMPRKKALMSLIGVFIVGNLLCAIAPGYAVLMAARIVTAFCHGAFFGIGSVVAAGLVAPNRRAQAIALMFTGLTLANVLGVPLGTALGQAVGWRATFWAVTGIGILAAGALAVCLPAKIEMQKASLVREFSVLKNPQVLMVLGISVLASASLFSTFTYITPILEDVSGFTPHAVTFVLLLFGLGLTVGSTLGGKLADWRLMPSLVAFLLAIVVILTIFAGTMHAEIPAMITIFVWGVLAFAIVPPLQMLIVDRASHAPNLASTLNQGAFNLGNATGAWLGGMAIGAGAPLTTLPWVGVATSIGALALTLWSVSIDRRAQRMAVAG
- a CDS encoding crotonase/enoyl-CoA hydratase family protein, with protein sequence MITPQNSNQHVRIEANEDTGIATIVLDRPARRNAVDRPTAQALTAAFQRFEAEPAWRVAVLFGAGGTFCAGADLSALAEETRRNELHADGSGPGPMGPTRMSFSKPVIAAIAGYAVAGGLELAAMCDLRIVEEDAVLGVFCRRVGIPLIDGGTIRLPRLIGLSRALDLILTGRPVQAQEALGFGLANRVVRKGEARAAAEQLAAELAAFPQAALLADRRSALENSTLDDLALALRREGASGYPAVFDEGVAGAAHFAEGAGRHGNTFKSDESTS
- a CDS encoding plasmid fertility inhibition factor family protein, producing MHLSQSARSVSALLTRWRFLASSSSLSLPLPNSSPAAAPALAETVWTVPLHDHPWYDHVRLKRVFVTDSTRHRVVMVDARKLLECADRDNTNYVLKPVTEWHAGKVRGIREFLDPDNSRIPQMPYVTISTRRAPGLLGWFGIEREGVVAFRNGQHRARYLVDAGARWFPVEVHEREAALLREMCGAPDDARTAIRPTTVDGGGNA